DNA from bacterium:
TGGACTTAGCCGGTTTTACGACGATGCGATCACCGGTGTATCTGTTACCAACAATGTATGGCACCACATGGCGGCAACGCTAAGAAATGACACGCTGAGATGTTATCTAGATGGATTGCTAATCTACACTTATCCCGGTTTTACTGTTAATACTACTGGGAGTACACATACAATTAACTCCCCCTATGGAAATTCACAGCTAACTTTGTATTCCGATATTCGAGTTTGGAATTATGCTCGATCAGGTGATCAAATCAGAGCCAATATTAATACTGTGTTTTCATTACCAGAGACTGGTTTAGTAGGATATTGGAAGCTTAATGAAGGAACGGGATCTGTCATTTCCAATAGTGTTCCGGGTGGTTCTAGTGGAACTATTTCTGGAGGTACTTGGAGTACTGATGTCCCACCAGTGATCAGCTTGCAGTACCCAAATGGATTTGAGACATTCTGTATAGGTACTGAAGATTCTATTAAATGGACATCATCTGGTGTTATGGGTACCGTAAATGTTGAACTCAACAGAAACTATCCAATCGGAAACTGGGAGTCACTTTATTCAAATCTGACAAATTCTGGGTGTGTAAGTTGGACTCCAAGCGCACCTCCTTCATCAAATGTGAGGATACGGGTAATATCAAATGATAGTCTATTAATCGGAGATACCACAAATAGTAATTTATCAATTCTATCGAGTGTTGAATGGCCAATTTGTTCTCGGCTAACACGCTCTGAACTTAAGAGAATTGTGTCAACTTCTACAAATGATATTTGTGTCGTTGGTGATTCAGGTTCTATTCATCGTAGCACCAACAATGGGGTGTCTTGGTCGCAGCAAACAAGCAATGTGAATTTGCGCTTAAACAGTGTTTCATTCTATAGTTCCTCTAATGGCTGGATTGTGGGTAACTCTGGTACTATACTTTACTCATCTAACGGTGGTGGAAGTTGGAACATTCAAACTAGTGGTACTAATAGTCATTTCCTAGATATATTTGCAATGGATGCTAACAATGCATGGGCAATCGGTAATCAAGGAACGATACGTCGTGCCATGGCAGGAGGGTGGACGATACAAAATAGTGGTGTTACTAATTCACTTAATGGAATTTATTTTACAAGCAATTCCACCGGGTGGGTTGTTGGTTCATCCGGTACAGTTTTACAAACAGTGAATAGTGGTGCCAATTGGAGTAGACAGACAATTTATACTCAGTCTAATCTCAAAGCTGTTAGCTTCTCTGATCAGAATAATGGCTGGATTGTTGGTGATAGTGGATTAGTTTTGTACACACCAAACAGAGGCGCAAATTGGGTGTTTCAAACAAGTGGAGTAACTGCGAATTTGAATTGCATTTCCGTAGTTGACAGTAACACTTGTGTGATTGGCGGTGACCTTGGGGTAATTCTAAAAACAACTGATAGAGGGCTATCTTGGTTACGTCAATCTTGCGGAACATCTGGTAATATCAATTCAATTTCAATGATTAATCAGAATTCTGGGTTTGCTACGAGTAGTGGTGGGATTGTATTGAGATATTCCAATTCACTTTG
Protein-coding regions in this window:
- a CDS encoding YCF48-related protein, giving the protein MASYFRPLHFVSLVLIIVAAMSTQVFAQTYSLSFSGGSASIPNSGAPLGSASRTIEFKLKTTGSGWSLGYGTRSAHQHFCFWDQNQGTFGLSRFYDDAITGVSVTNNVWHHMAATLRNDTLRCYLDGLLIYTYPGFTVNTTGSTHTINSPYGNSQLTLYSDIRVWNYARSGDQIRANINTVFSLPETGLVGYWKLNEGTGSVISNSVPGGSSGTISGGTWSTDVPPVISLQYPNGFETFCIGTEDSIKWTSSGVMGTVNVELNRNYPIGNWESLYSNLTNSGCVSWTPSAPPSSNVRIRVISNDSLLIGDTTNSNLSILSSVEWPICSRLTRSELKRIVSTSTNDICVVGDSGSIHRSTNNGVSWSQQTSNVNLRLNSVSFYSSSNGWIVGNSGTILYSSNGGGSWNIQTSGTNSHFLDIFAMDANNAWAIGNQGTIRRAMAGGWTIQNSGVTNSLNGIYFTSNSTGWVVGSSGTVLQTVNSGANWSRQTIYTQSNLKAVSFSDQNNGWIVGDSGLVLYTPNRGANWVFQTSGVTANLNCISVVDSNTCVIGGDLGVILKTTDRGLSWLRQSCGTSGNINSISMINQNSGFATSSGGIVLRYSNSLWIKDDTYSGTPQQFLLKPIYPNPFNSSTTISFSLPKTSDIELKLYDLNGREVKSLVLNERQAPGTYRFTLDGKDSSTGTYFVRMRAGEFVQTQKIVLLK